Proteins encoded in a region of the Candidatus Moanabacter tarae genome:
- the fabG_9 gene encoding 3-oxoacyl-[acyl-carrier-protein] reductase FabG: MEIRGKAALVTGAARGIGAATVIELAKGGCSVAVNYRSSKKKAEETVSMAKSLGVDAFSIQADVGKDSDCRYLLKAIKDRFGRLDVLVNNAGTTEFIPHSDFESVTDATWDRIMGINLKGPFMCVRAARDLMEKSGSGEIVNVASIAGIGGTGSSIPYAASKAALMTLTVSLARVLGPCIRVNAVAPGFINGEWAKEGMGDRFESFIEEKAKAAPLQKVCIPEEVAGVIVSIITGPEVVTGQTIICDCGVTIGTDYSHSGIRRI, encoded by the coding sequence ATGGAGATACGTGGGAAAGCAGCTTTAGTAACTGGAGCAGCACGCGGAATTGGAGCCGCCACTGTTATTGAATTGGCCAAAGGAGGCTGTTCTGTAGCAGTAAATTACAGATCGTCGAAGAAGAAGGCGGAGGAAACGGTTAGCATGGCGAAGAGCCTTGGGGTTGATGCATTTTCAATTCAGGCAGATGTAGGGAAAGATTCCGATTGTCGATATTTATTAAAGGCAATCAAAGATCGGTTTGGTCGTCTGGATGTTCTTGTGAATAATGCAGGGACTACAGAATTTATACCTCACAGCGATTTTGAGAGTGTAACTGACGCAACTTGGGATCGAATCATGGGTATAAACTTGAAAGGACCATTCATGTGTGTTCGGGCAGCTCGAGATTTGATGGAAAAATCTGGAAGCGGAGAAATAGTTAATGTAGCTAGCATTGCCGGAATAGGAGGGACGGGGAGTTCTATCCCTTACGCAGCCTCTAAGGCAGCGCTTATGACCCTAACAGTGTCGTTGGCTAGGGTTCTGGGACCTTGCATTAGGGTGAACGCAGTTGCTCCTGGATTTATTAATGGAGAGTGGGCGAAAGAAGGAATGGGTGATCGATTCGAATCTTTTATCGAGGAAAAGGCCAAGGCAGCCCCTTTACAAAAGGTATGCATTCCTGAAGAAGTGGCCGGTGTTATTGTTAGTATTATCACAGGGCCTGAGGTGGTGACTGGGCAGACGATCATATGCGACTGTGGAGTGACGATTGGAACAGATTACTCGCATTCAGGCATCCGTAGGATTTAG
- the cysM gene encoding Cysteine synthase B, producing the protein MKDKCQAIGDNRVSRSNQVIELVGNTPLLELSRIAEEVAPVRIFAKAEWFNPGGSVKDRPALNMILEAKKNGQLTPDKVILDATSGNTGIAYAMIGAALGLKVTLAVPGNLGDLHRKILKGYGAELAFSSPTEGSDGAIRLARKMAKERPDLYYYVDQYNNPANWMAHYNGTGLEILEQTEGAVTHYVAGLGTSGSFVGTGRRLKNEKKDVRLISFQPDSPMHGLEGLKHYPTSIIPGIYDEELADEEIAVETEVGQEMALRLAREEGILAGTSGGAAVACALRVARGLSSGLVVTLIPDGASKYLRHAFWENPEP; encoded by the coding sequence GTGAAGGATAAGTGTCAAGCGATTGGGGACAATCGAGTAAGCCGTTCTAACCAAGTGATCGAATTGGTAGGAAACACTCCGCTCTTAGAACTGAGTCGAATAGCGGAAGAGGTTGCTCCTGTCCGTATATTTGCAAAGGCAGAGTGGTTTAATCCGGGCGGATCGGTTAAGGACCGTCCAGCTCTTAATATGATTTTAGAGGCAAAAAAAAATGGTCAGCTAACTCCAGATAAGGTAATTCTTGATGCAACATCAGGGAATACTGGTATAGCCTATGCCATGATAGGAGCAGCCCTGGGTTTGAAAGTTACGTTAGCTGTTCCAGGTAATTTAGGTGATCTGCACCGCAAAATCTTGAAGGGTTATGGGGCTGAGTTGGCTTTTTCTTCGCCAACCGAAGGATCTGATGGAGCTATCCGTTTAGCGCGGAAAATGGCTAAAGAGAGGCCTGATCTTTATTATTATGTTGATCAGTATAACAACCCAGCAAACTGGATGGCTCACTATAATGGAACTGGTTTAGAAATCTTAGAGCAAACGGAAGGAGCGGTAACCCATTATGTAGCAGGATTGGGAACCAGTGGTTCATTTGTTGGTACAGGGAGACGACTAAAAAACGAAAAAAAGGATGTAAGGTTAATTTCCTTCCAACCGGATTCTCCTATGCATGGCCTAGAAGGTTTAAAACACTATCCGACATCTATAATACCTGGTATTTATGATGAAGAATTAGCTGATGAGGAGATTGCTGTAGAAACTGAAGTTGGACAGGAAATGGCGTTACGATTGGCTAGGGAAGAGGGAATTCTGGCTGGCACTTCGGGTGGAGCAGCAGTTGCTTGTGCATTACGGGTTGCCCGCGGTCTTTCCTCTGGTTTGGTAGTAACTCTAATCCCCGATGGGGCATCAAAATATCTTAGACATGCGTTCTGGGAAAATCCAGAACCTTAG
- the moeZ_2 gene encoding putative adenylyltransferase/sulfurtransferase MoeZ produces MPVEVQIPTALKQYADNLDKIELEGSTIGEVLSNLVERCPGLKAHLFNEQGILRNFVNVYIDDEDIRNLQKQDTELRGGEVVLIVPAVAGGTSLIAQSKEGPNADEVELTVEEIERYSRHLLIPEVAVSGQKRLKKAKVLCIGTGGLGSPLAMYLGAVGIGRIGLVDFDIVDRTNLQRQIIHGTKDVGRSKLDSAKETIEDINPHVEVVLHDTALSSDNALDIIRPYDVVVDGTDNFPTRYLVNDACVLLGKPNVYGSIFRFEGQASVFWANKGPCYRCLYPEPPPPGLVPSCAEGGVLGILPGIVGLIQATETIKLVMGKGDSLIGRVLLFNALSMKFQEVKQRKQPECPICGENPTIDHLIDYQQFCGIGGDEDGIFLEPDEIITAPDLKSKIDHKKGNGTHILDVREPHEFEICRIPGSSLIPLGSLDSHIAELDRDWEIVVHCRSGVRSAKAVRFLREAGFGNVKNLAGGILAWADQVDSSVPKY; encoded by the coding sequence ATGCCAGTTGAAGTACAAATTCCGACGGCTTTGAAGCAGTATGCTGATAATCTAGATAAGATCGAACTGGAGGGATCCACAATAGGAGAGGTTCTTTCGAATCTAGTAGAAAGGTGTCCTGGGTTAAAGGCTCATCTTTTCAATGAACAGGGAATCCTAAGAAATTTCGTTAATGTGTACATAGATGACGAAGACATCAGGAATCTCCAAAAGCAGGATACTGAACTTCGCGGAGGTGAGGTAGTATTGATTGTTCCGGCCGTTGCTGGTGGAACCAGTTTAATAGCTCAGTCCAAAGAGGGCCCCAATGCTGATGAAGTTGAACTTACTGTAGAGGAGATTGAACGCTATAGCAGACACCTTCTCATACCTGAGGTGGCTGTATCAGGCCAGAAACGTTTAAAAAAGGCAAAAGTCCTGTGTATTGGGACCGGGGGACTTGGTTCGCCGCTTGCAATGTATTTAGGGGCAGTGGGAATTGGTCGTATCGGACTAGTTGATTTCGATATTGTTGATAGGACAAATCTGCAACGGCAAATAATCCATGGCACTAAGGATGTTGGACGTTCCAAGTTAGACTCAGCTAAGGAGACTATTGAGGACATCAACCCTCATGTTGAAGTTGTTCTTCACGATACGGCTCTGTCCTCGGATAATGCACTAGATATTATTAGACCCTATGATGTTGTGGTTGACGGGACGGATAACTTTCCGACTCGCTATCTAGTCAACGATGCATGCGTCTTACTTGGTAAGCCAAATGTTTATGGAAGTATTTTTCGATTTGAAGGACAAGCATCTGTATTTTGGGCAAATAAAGGACCATGCTATAGGTGCCTTTATCCTGAGCCGCCTCCTCCGGGACTGGTTCCAAGTTGTGCCGAAGGTGGTGTTCTTGGAATACTACCTGGAATTGTTGGACTTATCCAGGCTACCGAAACGATTAAGTTAGTCATGGGAAAAGGTGATAGTCTTATTGGTCGGGTGCTCCTCTTCAATGCCCTTTCAATGAAGTTTCAGGAAGTCAAACAACGAAAGCAACCTGAGTGTCCGATTTGTGGAGAAAACCCTACTATAGACCACTTGATTGATTACCAACAATTTTGTGGGATTGGTGGGGATGAAGACGGCATATTCCTTGAGCCAGATGAAATCATAACCGCCCCAGATTTAAAATCAAAAATAGATCATAAAAAAGGAAATGGAACTCACATTCTCGATGTGCGTGAGCCTCATGAATTCGAGATTTGTAGGATTCCAGGATCCTCTTTGATTCCCCTTGGAAGTCTTGATTCTCACATTGCCGAACTCGATCGGGATTGGGAAATCGTTGTTCATTGTAGATCTGGAGTTCGGAGTGCTAAGGCTGTTAGATTTCTTCGAGAAGCAGGATTTGGGAATGTGAAAAATTTAGCCGGTGGAATTCTAGCCTGGGCAGATCAAGTAGATTCCTCAGTGCCTAAATATTGA